Proteins from a single region of Stappia sp. ES.058:
- a CDS encoding thioesterase family protein: MDEPLSLDSFPARVREKLRYCDTDRQGHVNNAVFSEMLEAGRVALFYDSAAPVADEGCAFALVRLELDLMAELFWPGHVDVGTGIVEIGRSSMTLVQLVCKEDGMPVAKARTVIVQLNQAARRSQPFSDAARAALSRHALPRQTQG, from the coding sequence ATGGATGAACCGCTCTCGCTCGACAGCTTTCCGGCGCGGGTGCGTGAGAAGCTGCGCTATTGCGACACCGATCGCCAGGGCCACGTGAACAACGCGGTCTTTTCCGAAATGCTCGAAGCCGGGCGTGTGGCGCTGTTTTACGACAGCGCGGCGCCGGTTGCGGACGAAGGTTGTGCATTCGCGTTGGTGCGGCTGGAACTGGACCTGATGGCGGAGCTTTTCTGGCCGGGGCATGTCGATGTCGGCACTGGAATTGTCGAGATCGGGCGCAGTTCGATGACCCTTGTGCAACTCGTTTGCAAGGAAGACGGAATGCCCGTCGCGAAAGCCCGGACGGTCATTGTCCAGTTGAACCAGGCCGCGCGCAGGTCGCAGCCCTTTTCCGACGCCGCGCGCGCGGCGCTCTCGCGCCACGCATTGCCGCGCCAGACGCAAGGCTGA
- the lipA gene encoding lipoyl synthase yields MVTILDTVSPEKGDAPRPRHPEKAHRPDNPIQRKPAWIRVKAPTSPVYRETQEVVRSNNLVTVCEEAGCPNIGECWSKKHASFMILGDTCTRACAFCNVRTGMPGPVDPNEPIGVAEAVATMELQHVVITSVDRDDLDDGGAQHFADVIAAIRNRSPDTTIEVLTPDFLRKPGAVETVVEARPDVFNHNLETVPSNYLAVRPGGRYFHSIRMLQQVKELDPAMFTKSGIMVGLGEERNEVLQLMDDLRSADVDFLTIGQYLQPSSKHYAIDRFVTPDEFKAYEKIAYAKGFLKVSASPLTRSSHHAGEDFLDLRRARDAKLGVQGAA; encoded by the coding sequence ATGGTTACGATCCTCGACACAGTCTCGCCCGAGAAGGGCGACGCCCCGCGCCCCCGTCACCCGGAAAAGGCGCATCGGCCCGACAATCCGATCCAGCGCAAGCCGGCGTGGATCCGCGTCAAGGCGCCGACGTCGCCCGTGTATCGCGAGACACAAGAGGTCGTGCGCAGCAACAATCTCGTCACCGTGTGCGAGGAAGCCGGCTGTCCCAACATCGGCGAATGCTGGTCGAAGAAACACGCAAGCTTCATGATCCTTGGTGACACCTGCACTCGCGCCTGCGCATTCTGCAATGTGCGCACGGGCATGCCTGGTCCCGTGGACCCCAACGAGCCGATCGGTGTTGCCGAAGCGGTGGCGACGATGGAGTTGCAGCATGTCGTGATCACCTCCGTCGACCGGGACGACCTCGACGACGGCGGCGCGCAGCATTTCGCGGACGTGATCGCGGCCATTCGCAATCGCTCGCCGGATACGACCATCGAGGTTCTGACCCCCGATTTCCTGCGCAAGCCGGGCGCGGTCGAAACGGTCGTTGAAGCGCGGCCCGATGTGTTCAATCACAATCTGGAGACTGTGCCCTCGAACTACCTGGCGGTGCGGCCCGGCGGACGTTACTTCCACTCCATCCGGATGTTGCAGCAGGTCAAGGAACTTGATCCGGCGATGTTTACCAAGTCCGGCATCATGGTCGGGCTTGGCGAGGAGCGCAACGAGGTGCTCCAGCTGATGGACGACCTGCGCTCCGCCGATGTGGACTTCCTGACCATCGGCCAGTATCTGCAGCCGAGCTCCAAGCACTATGCGATTGACCGCTTCGTCACGCCGGACGAGTTCAAGGCCTATGAGAAGATCGCCTATGCCAAGGGCTTCCTGAAGGTCTCCGCCAGCCCGTTGACGCGCTCGTCGCATCATGCCGGTGAGGATTTCCTCGATTTGCGGCGTGCGCGGGACGCCAAGCTGGGCGTGCAGGGAGCGGCTTGA
- a CDS encoding GlsB/YeaQ/YmgE family stress response membrane protein, with amino-acid sequence MGLIMWIIIGLIAGAVAYRVLGGRGGFLGSLVVGLIGALVGGKLAEILRLNISGGFIDQLVLSTVGAILLLFLWRKIRG; translated from the coding sequence ATGGGCCTGATCATGTGGATCATCATCGGTTTGATTGCGGGCGCTGTTGCCTATCGCGTTCTCGGCGGCCGAGGCGGATTTCTGGGAAGCCTGGTGGTCGGTTTGATCGGCGCGCTTGTCGGTGGCAAGCTCGCGGAAATCCTGCGGCTCAACATCTCGGGCGGCTTCATCGATCAGCTGGTGTTGTCGACGGTCGGTGCGATTCTGCTTCTTTTCCTCTGGCGCAAGATCAGGGGATGA
- a CDS encoding CinA family protein: MTDLTSLMPAAVSLVSEFTRTGRMVATAESCTGGLIAAVLTEVPGSSAVVERGFVTYSNEAKTELLAVPEELIADKGAVSREVAMAMASGALAASRADVTVAVTGIAGPGGGSPEKPVGLVHFGFAAKGKPASHEEHRFGDLSRAEIRLATVAVALAGLSKLND, from the coding sequence ATGACCGACCTGACGTCCCTGATGCCGGCCGCCGTGTCCCTCGTCTCGGAGTTCACACGCACCGGCCGGATGGTGGCCACCGCGGAAAGCTGCACCGGCGGCCTGATTGCCGCGGTCCTGACGGAAGTTCCCGGGTCCTCCGCCGTCGTCGAACGCGGTTTCGTGACCTATTCGAATGAAGCGAAGACAGAGCTGCTGGCAGTGCCCGAAGAGCTGATCGCGGACAAGGGCGCGGTAAGCCGAGAGGTCGCGATGGCGATGGCCTCCGGCGCGCTCGCCGCCTCGCGGGCGGATGTCACCGTTGCCGTGACAGGCATCGCGGGGCCCGGCGGCGGATCGCCGGAAAAACCGGTTGGGCTGGTGCATTTCGGCTTTGCCGCCAAAGGAAAACCCGCATCACACGAGGAGCACCGCTTCGGAGATCTGTCTCGGGCCGAAATCCGCCTGGCGACGGTCGCCGTCGCTCTGGCAGGTCTTTCAAAATTGAACGACTAG
- a CDS encoding bifunctional 2-C-methyl-D-erythritol 4-phosphate cytidylyltransferase/2-C-methyl-D-erythritol 2,4-cyclodiphosphate synthase, with amino-acid sequence MSTESASPPKREIPARTAALVVAAGRGSRAGHGDTPKQYQLIGGAPVLARTLHALDCAGTIDAIQVVIHRDDMPLYEACMAGLSLACTLLPPAIGGETRQRSVLLGLRALAQHVPDRVLIHDAARPFVTKAVIDATLQALARGDTGAIASIPVVDTLKSTSFGTNRVDETVDREQLRIAQTPQGFRFDTILAAHEDAARGGPGDLTDDAAVAQWAGETVRFVAGDPANVKITTAEDLMQADRKLTLENWAARGDIRVASAYDVHAFEAGDHVMLGGIEIAHGKALKGHSDADVVLHALTDAILATLCDADIGHHFPPSDPAWHKASSDRFLAFAADRVRERDGAIAHLDTTVVCEEPKIGPHREAMRARIAEICGIPLSRVSVKATTSESLGFTGRGEGIAALASATVRLPFCPDETD; translated from the coding sequence ATGTCGACCGAATCCGCCTCACCGCCAAAGCGCGAAATTCCAGCCAGAACAGCCGCGCTGGTGGTCGCCGCGGGGCGTGGGTCCCGCGCGGGGCACGGTGATACACCAAAGCAATACCAATTGATCGGCGGCGCCCCCGTCCTTGCCCGAACGCTCCACGCGCTTGACTGCGCCGGCACCATAGATGCGATCCAGGTGGTGATCCACCGCGACGACATGCCGCTTTATGAGGCCTGCATGGCCGGGCTTTCGCTCGCCTGCACGTTGCTTCCCCCTGCCATAGGCGGCGAAACCCGGCAACGATCCGTTCTTCTTGGCCTGCGTGCCCTTGCCCAGCATGTCCCGGATCGCGTTCTGATCCACGATGCGGCACGGCCCTTCGTGACCAAGGCCGTGATCGATGCAACCCTGCAAGCCCTGGCCCGGGGCGATACCGGCGCCATCGCATCGATTCCCGTCGTCGATACGCTGAAAAGCACAAGCTTCGGCACAAACCGTGTCGATGAAACGGTCGACCGGGAACAGCTGCGCATTGCCCAAACGCCGCAGGGTTTTCGGTTCGACACGATCCTTGCGGCCCATGAAGATGCCGCACGCGGCGGGCCGGGTGATCTCACCGACGATGCGGCCGTCGCCCAATGGGCCGGCGAGACGGTCCGCTTTGTTGCCGGCGATCCGGCGAATGTGAAAATCACGACGGCGGAGGACCTGATGCAGGCCGACCGGAAACTGACCCTCGAAAACTGGGCGGCCCGCGGCGACATCCGCGTCGCCAGTGCCTACGATGTGCATGCCTTCGAGGCGGGCGACCACGTGATGCTCGGTGGCATCGAGATCGCCCATGGCAAGGCGCTGAAGGGTCATTCCGATGCGGACGTCGTCCTTCACGCGCTGACAGATGCCATTCTCGCCACTCTGTGCGACGCCGACATCGGCCACCATTTTCCGCCCTCTGATCCGGCCTGGCACAAGGCGTCCTCGGATCGTTTCCTGGCCTTCGCCGCAGATCGTGTGCGCGAACGCGACGGCGCGATTGCGCATCTCGACACAACGGTCGTCTGCGAGGAACCCAAGATTGGCCCGCACCGCGAGGCCATGCGCGCGCGGATCGCCGAAATCTGCGGCATCCCGCTTTCGCGTGTCTCGGTCAAGGCGACCACATCGGAGAGCCTGGGCTTCACCGGGCGCGGCGAAGGCATTGCCGCCCTTGCTTCCGCGACGGTGCGCCTGCCCTTTTGTCCCGACGAAACGGATTGA
- a CDS encoding type II toxin-antitoxin system RatA family toxin: protein MPSFKTLHKVDHSAADMFALVADVEKYPEFVPLCESLHVRGRKALDDGREILVADMTVSYKLFRETFTSRVTLEPDADRILVEYLDGPFRHLENHWTFRPLGEDTSEIGFYISYEFKNRALSALMSAMFDRAFRKFSDAFEARADVVYGGG from the coding sequence ATGCCGTCTTTCAAGACCCTTCACAAGGTTGATCATTCCGCAGCCGACATGTTCGCCCTCGTTGCGGATGTCGAAAAATATCCGGAGTTTGTTCCCCTGTGCGAGAGCCTCCACGTGCGGGGGCGCAAGGCGCTCGACGACGGCCGCGAAATCCTCGTCGCCGACATGACGGTGTCCTACAAGCTGTTCCGGGAGACCTTCACCAGCCGTGTCACGCTGGAACCGGACGCGGATCGCATTCTGGTGGAATACCTCGACGGCCCGTTCCGACATCTGGAGAACCACTGGACCTTCCGCCCGCTGGGGGAGGACACCAGCGAGATCGGTTTCTACATTTCCTATGAATTCAAGAATCGCGCCCTGAGTGCGTTGATGTCGGCGATGTTCGACCGTGCGTTCCGGAAATTCTCGGATGCCTTCGAGGCGCGCGCGGATGTCGTCTATGGTGGCGGCTGA
- a CDS encoding GlsB/YeaQ/YmgE family stress response membrane protein, with translation MDIKNILIWCVIGLVAGWLASLVLGGGGLVRYLITGLIGAFVGGFLFSFAGINVSLGNPIVNQIVVAAVGAIVVVFVARLLA, from the coding sequence ATGGACATCAAGAACATTCTGATCTGGTGCGTTATCGGCTTGGTCGCGGGCTGGTTGGCCAGCCTCGTGCTCGGCGGAGGCGGATTGGTCCGCTATCTGATCACCGGCCTGATCGGCGCATTTGTTGGCGGGTTCCTGTTCAGCTTTGCCGGCATCAACGTCAGTCTCGGCAATCCAATCGTCAATCAGATCGTCGTTGCGGCGGTTGGCGCGATCGTCGTTGTTTTTGTCGCGCGGCTCCTTGCCTGA